In uncultured Methanobrevibacter sp., the following proteins share a genomic window:
- the ftsY gene encoding signal recognition particle-docking protein FtsY: protein MEDEAKEENNVELIEEPIEETFDEIEESEEIEEFSDDEDISEEELDEMLDAALEEESEEDSDADKKEKSGFLGFLKRDKKEEAEEDSDAGLEEEEEDEPEIEEAAEESEEDSQLESVEGSEEEIPEDEVEEEKEEESKKSKRSFFRRKKKEESDESEDEDKKEKSGGFLSFIKEKSISEDDVEDILFELELGLLEADVAMDVSSVVVESVKNDLVGQKIKRSSDIEEYTYKALKNAVSKIIDIEGKSMTELLEEKVAQGEPLVVMLVGINGTGKTTTIGKLSNYYIKKGYTPVIAASDTFRAGAIEQVQYHADNLGVKLIKHEKGSDPAAVAFDAVQHARAKGKELVLIDTAGRMQTNTNLMDEMKKIRRVSKPDLVVFVGDALTGNDATEQARKFNEAIDIDGVILTKADADSKGGAALSIGYIIKKPILFLGMGQSYDDIKEYDADWMLEQIFS from the coding sequence GTGGAAGATGAGGCTAAAGAAGAGAATAATGTAGAATTAATCGAAGAGCCTATCGAAGAAACTTTTGATGAAATTGAAGAATCTGAAGAGATTGAAGAATTTTCAGATGACGAAGATATTTCAGAAGAAGAATTGGATGAAATGCTAGATGCTGCTTTAGAGGAAGAGTCTGAAGAAGATTCAGATGCAGATAAAAAGGAAAAATCAGGATTCTTAGGTTTCTTAAAAAGAGATAAAAAAGAAGAGGCTGAAGAAGATTCAGATGCAGGTCTTGAAGAAGAGGAAGAAGATGAACCTGAAATCGAAGAAGCAGCAGAAGAGTCTGAAGAAGATTCTCAGCTTGAATCAGTTGAAGGTTCTGAAGAAGAGATTCCAGAAGATGAAGTGGAAGAAGAAAAAGAAGAGGAATCTAAAAAATCTAAACGTTCATTCTTCAGACGTAAGAAGAAAGAAGAATCTGATGAGTCTGAAGATGAAGATAAAAAGGAAAAATCAGGCGGATTCTTATCATTCATTAAGGAAAAGTCAATATCTGAAGATGATGTTGAAGATATCCTATTTGAACTTGAATTAGGTCTTTTGGAAGCGGATGTGGCAATGGATGTTTCAAGTGTTGTTGTCGAATCAGTTAAAAATGACTTGGTTGGTCAAAAGATAAAAAGAAGCAGTGATATTGAGGAATACACTTACAAAGCTCTTAAGAATGCAGTTTCTAAAATCATTGACATTGAAGGAAAATCAATGACTGAACTCCTTGAAGAGAAAGTTGCTCAAGGTGAACCTCTTGTTGTAATGCTTGTAGGTATCAACGGTACTGGAAAAACCACCACTATCGGGAAGCTTTCTAATTATTACATTAAAAAAGGTTACACTCCAGTTATTGCTGCATCAGATACATTTAGGGCAGGAGCTATTGAACAGGTCCAATACCATGCAGATAATTTAGGTGTTAAATTAATCAAGCATGAAAAGGGATCTGACCCTGCAGCTGTAGCATTTGATGCAGTTCAACATGCTAGGGCTAAAGGAAAAGAGCTTGTATTGATTGATACTGCTGGAAGAATGCAAACAAACACTAATCTGATGGATGAAATGAAAAAGATCCGTAGAGTATCTAAACCTGATTTGGTCGTGTTTGTAGGTGATGCATTAACCGGTAATGATGCAACAGAACAGGCAAGAAAATTCAATGAAGCTATTGATATAGATGGTGTCATACTTACCAAGGCAGATGCCGATTCAAAAGGTGGTGCTGCACTTTCAATTGGTTACATCATTAAAAAACCAATTTTATTCTTAGGTATGGGACAATCCTATGATGACATTAAGGAATATGATGCTGACTGGATGTTAGAGCAAATATTCTCTTAA
- the pfdA gene encoding prefoldin subunit alpha yields MEDQQKLQQILAQLEVYKSQSELYQTQIDAVQTSLAEIKILESTLDDISGKDTVETLVPLGAGSFINAEIKNENKVIMSLGSGVAVSKTFEEAKETAAQQKQELENTLDKLFADLQQITNIVAQLSPQAEQLMQKLQAQGMM; encoded by the coding sequence ATGGAAGACCAGCAAAAATTACAACAAATTTTAGCTCAACTTGAAGTTTACAAATCCCAATCTGAGTTATACCAAACTCAAATTGATGCAGTTCAAACTTCTCTTGCTGAAATTAAAATTTTAGAATCTACATTAGATGATATAAGTGGTAAAGACACTGTTGAGACTTTAGTACCTCTAGGTGCTGGCTCCTTCATTAATGCAGAGATTAAAAATGAAAATAAAGTTATTATGAGCCTCGGTTCTGGTGTAGCAGTATCCAAAACTTTTGAAGAAGCTAAAGAAACTGCTGCTCAACAAAAACAAGAGCTTGAAAATACTTTAGACAAGTTATTTGCAGATTTACAACAAATCACTAATATTGTAGCTCAGCTTTCTCCTCAAGCTGAACAATTAATGCAAAAACTTCAAGCTCAAGGAATGATGTAA
- the rpl18a gene encoding 50S ribosomal protein L18Ae, translating to MLTKIYRIKGSFVMGSETQVFTKEFKAINEEDIYEKLYSIFGSKHRIKRSQIKVDSIEEISEDEVEDPIVKAIL from the coding sequence ATGTTAACAAAAATTTATAGAATTAAAGGTAGTTTTGTAATGGGCAGTGAAACCCAAGTTTTCACTAAAGAATTCAAAGCTATCAACGAAGAAGACATTTATGAAAAACTTTATTCCATTTTTGGAAGTAAACATAGAATAAAAAGAAGTCAAATTAAAGTTGACTCTATTGAAGAAATTTCTGAGGATGAAGTAGAAGATCCTATAGTTAAAGCAATTCTCTAG
- a CDS encoding translation initiation factor IF-6 yields MLKRINLTGNPNLGVYISVNDEVAIVPFNLPTEMEPVMKEVLEVDLIRTSIAGCNLNGVLATGNSNGFVVSPHTTDREIELLEDAGLNVARLPGKYTAVGNILAVNDYGAMAGPNIKEETIKVIEDTLKVPVEIYQFADSKIVGSASIVTNKGALLHRDTLSDELGHVEEFFKVEGNIGTVCKGMPLVGACGIANSNGVMVGEHTTGPEMARIEEALGFLDFGDF; encoded by the coding sequence ATGCTTAAAAGAATAAATTTAACTGGAAATCCTAATTTAGGAGTTTACATATCCGTTAATGATGAAGTAGCTATTGTTCCTTTTAATCTTCCTACTGAAATGGAACCTGTGATGAAAGAGGTGCTTGAAGTAGATTTGATAAGAACTTCCATTGCAGGATGCAATTTGAATGGAGTTCTCGCTACTGGAAATTCTAATGGTTTTGTTGTTTCTCCACACACAACTGATAGGGAAATCGAACTGTTAGAGGATGCAGGGCTTAACGTTGCAAGACTTCCTGGAAAATATACTGCAGTAGGTAATATCCTTGCAGTAAACGATTACGGTGCTATGGCAGGTCCAAACATTAAGGAAGAAACTATCAAAGTCATTGAAGATACCTTAAAGGTTCCTGTAGAAATATATCAATTTGCTGATTCCAAGATTGTCGGTTCAGCAAGTATAGTTACCAATAAAGGTGCTCTTTTACATAGAGATACCTTATCTGATGAACTTGGACATGTTGAAGAGTTCTTTAAGGTTGAAGGAAATATTGGAACTGTATGCAAAGGTATGCCTCTTGTAGGTGCATGTGGTATCGCTAACTCTAATGGAGTTATGGTTGGAGAACATACCACCGGTCCTGAAATGGCTAGAATCGAAGAGGCTTTAGGCTTTTTGGATTTCGGTGATTTTTAA
- a CDS encoding 50S ribosomal protein L31e encodes MAEELERTYVIPLRKVKNVKRTIRAPRAIREVQNFLMKHMKAEEVKLDASINEFIWERGIQKIPSKVKVNAVKDEEGVVKATLAEN; translated from the coding sequence ATGGCAGAAGAATTAGAAAGAACTTATGTTATTCCACTTAGAAAAGTTAAAAATGTAAAAAGAACTATCAGAGCTCCTAGAGCTATTAGAGAAGTTCAAAACTTTTTAATGAAACATATGAAAGCGGAAGAAGTTAAACTTGATGCTTCTATTAATGAATTTATTTGGGAAAGAGGAATTCAAAAAATTCCATCTAAAGTAAAAGTAAACGCTGTAAAAGATGAAGAAGGTGTTGTTAAAGCAACTTTAGCAGAAAACTAA
- a CDS encoding 50S ribosomal protein L39e, whose protein sequence is MSRNKPLAKKLRMAKANKQNRRIPIWAYSKTQRKLRYRPKPRHWRRNDLKI, encoded by the coding sequence ATGAGTAGAAATAAACCATTAGCTAAAAAATTAAGAATGGCTAAAGCTAATAAACAAAACAGAAGAATCCCTATTTGGGCTTATTCTAAAACTCAACGTAAATTAAGATACAGACCTAAACCTAGACATTGGAGAAGAAATGATCTTAAAATATAG
- a CDS encoding DNA-binding protein — translation MSELDEIRKRRMAELQQQQAAMNADPQQLAQQQLLEQQAAQQQAEMQAQLKQAMKQILTPEARGRLDNLRLTKPELVQNIEIQLLQSAQAGSLRGKVTDEQLKVLLKNLMGQKREIHITRR, via the coding sequence ATGAGTGAACTTGATGAAATACGCAAAAGACGTATGGCTGAATTACAACAACAACAAGCAGCTATGAATGCTGACCCACAACAATTGGCTCAGCAACAATTGCTAGAGCAGCAAGCTGCTCAACAACAAGCAGAAATGCAAGCTCAGTTAAAGCAAGCTATGAAACAGATTTTGACTCCAGAAGCTCGCGGTAGATTAGATAATCTCAGATTAACTAAACCGGAACTTGTTCAAAATATTGAGATTCAATTGCTCCAATCAGCTCAAGCAGGTTCTCTTAGAGGAAAAGTAACTGATGAACAACTTAAAGTTTTACTTAAAAATCTCATGGGTCAAAAAAGAGAAATCCACATTACAAGAAGGTAA
- a CDS encoding 30S ribosomal protein S19e: MTTVFDVPAELLINTVADEFKDNNDKIVAPEWTKLVKTGVHKERKPENIDWWYVRCASILRRVYIDGPVGVRSLRTFYGGKKDRGVNPEKFRKGSGSIVRVALHQLEDAGYVEKVDAGRIITPEGRSFLDNTSAELIKDIPELSKY; this comes from the coding sequence ATGACAACTGTATTTGATGTTCCTGCAGAGTTATTAATTAATACTGTTGCAGATGAATTTAAAGATAATAACGATAAAATTGTTGCCCCTGAATGGACAAAACTTGTTAAAACTGGTGTTCACAAAGAAAGAAAACCAGAAAACATCGACTGGTGGTATGTAAGATGCGCTTCTATCTTAAGAAGAGTTTATATTGATGGACCAGTTGGAGTAAGAAGTTTAAGAACCTTCTACGGTGGTAAAAAAGACAGAGGAGTTAACCCTGAAAAATTCAGAAAAGGTAGTGGCTCTATTGTAAGAGTAGCTTTACATCAATTAGAAGATGCAGGTTACGTAGAAAAAGTCGATGCTGGAAGAATTATTACTCCAGAAGGTAGATCTTTCTTAGATAATACTTCTGCTGAATTAATTAAAGATATTCCAGAACTTTCAAAATATTAG
- a CDS encoding YhbY family RNA-binding protein translates to MNEARSAMTINIGKAGVNDNVIEEIKRQLKSNPIIKLRFAKNVARNKDDLISNIVEGTKSQLIDVRGNVAVIYKKQSN, encoded by the coding sequence ATGAATGAAGCTCGTTCCGCTATGACAATAAATATTGGAAAAGCTGGTGTTAATGACAATGTTATTGAAGAGATTAAACGTCAGTTAAAATCCAATCCTATTATTAAATTACGATTTGCTAAAAATGTAGCAAGAAATAAAGATGATTTAATAAGCAACATTGTTGAAGGCACTAAATCCCAACTTATTGACGTTAGAGGAAATGTTGCTGTTATTTATAAAAAGCAATCTAATTAG
- a CDS encoding ribonuclease P protein component 4, giving the protein MARGKKPDWMIEIAQERMDILFNRAEKEYKEHPERSHRYVELARKISKKYNAKIPQVWGRRYCKNCYKFLVPGHNCAVRLINNEINIYCGECGHIMKIPYIREKKLKRRAKIDSYTFKKRDYE; this is encoded by the coding sequence ATGGCTAGAGGAAAAAAACCTGATTGGATGATTGAGATAGCTCAAGAAAGGATGGATATTCTTTTTAATCGTGCAGAAAAGGAATATAAAGAACATCCTGAAAGATCTCATCGTTATGTTGAGCTTGCTCGAAAGATTTCCAAAAAGTATAATGCAAAGATTCCTCAAGTCTGGGGACGAAGATACTGTAAAAATTGTTACAAGTTTTTGGTTCCCGGTCACAACTGCGCTGTCCGGCTAATTAATAATGAAATTAATATTTATTGTGGCGAGTGTGGCCATATCATGAAAATTCCTTACATCAGGGAAAAAAAGTTAAAAAGGAGAGCTAAAATTGACTCTTACACTTTCAAAAAAAGAGATTATGAATGA